AAGAAACTAGGACAAGGAAATATTTGGAAATAAAAAAGTAGTAATATTAAAGGAGGTTGCCTACTCTATGTGCATTTAATTCCATGACAAGCTATATGACTGAATTGTAGCTTGTAGGAATGAAATGCAGCACGTGTCATTACTTTTTGTTTCTTATGAACCCTAGCTACTTAAGAATTTACAATTCCAATATTACAAGTCATTTCCCAGTCTTCTAGAAGGTCAACTTAGTTGATGTTTGATCTTTGACCAGTTTCATCTGATATGACGGCTCAGTCAACCAAtaatgttgtgtgttgtgttagGGTGTTTTGCTATCTGCATTGCAATACATTCATAGATAATTACAATTAACACGATTTATTTTCAGTGATAAAAGTGAAGTTGAAATATGGGTACAGCTCTCTATTAGGATGCTTAATCTACAATCAGTTCTTATGGCACAGAAGACGGACTGCATTAATTCTACTAATAGTGTTAGTATTTATGGTGAGCTTTTCAATTGTTGGTACTCCACCTAAAATAACATTTGAAGATGATGATATTTCTGATTTATTTCCACTTTCAACTGAAAGATTTCAAGCATCAAAAGCAAACACTGATTACAGAGCTTCAGGAAACTTTTTAGTAGTGTTAAACTATTATGAACAGCTAACTTGTGCGATACGCAATTTGCTGGTGTTTGGCTATGTGGCGCAAAATTTGGGTGCAAAGTTGGTGAGTCCATATCTTTTACATTCCAGACTTTATGGTATTCCAGATTTGATTGGTAAGGCTGAAATTCCAGGTGAATTTTTACCTTTGGAGACTGTCTTTGATGTAGACAAACTAAACGAGACATTAAATTTCAACAGTGGTAGTTGTCTAgttaattttgaaaattttattcGTTATGCTCCAAGAGAAATTACTATAGTAGACCAAGTACGAGGGCATGCTGTAGGAAGAGATTTGACCTTAGACAACAAACATTTAAGAGCAATTTATAATATGATGAATCAAACTAAAACCAAGGCATATGATTGCACTAGCCATATACCATGGGATCATTGGTTTATTCAGAGAACACATCTCATGCTGAGAAAATATGCTAGACTATTTGATGTTCAAGAATTCAAGATTAGCGAATATATTTGTatttcaactacagtagatGTTACTACCACAGAGATAAAGTACCTCATCGGCCCAGAGCCAAGAACAATAGTTTTCACACAGTACCGAGGATGTGCCTACCGAAGCTGCAATGAGCGGTCACCTCATACCATCAACCAGCCTACTAGGAACAGAATTTTATATCATTCAAACAACTTTAAGCCTGCACCACCTAATCAGATTATAAACTCTCTATATAAGAGTGCAATTAAACAAACTGCACTACAGTACCTCCAGATAATTCAAATTGATGATCCTTTTATTTCTCTGCACATAAGAATTGAAAAATTGCAACGGGTTAATCGTGTTTTTAACAAGCAAACTGAATGCTGTTTACAGTTGTTACAAAGTTTAATAGAAGTGTTAAGAAAGCAGTATGTTGACCGTATTATGATGATAACTGATATGGGTGAATATGGCAGTGATTCATGCAGTGATTTGTACTGCATAAAATATGTCAGAAAGTTTCGACAACGCTTGACTACTATGGAACTTGAGCCATACAGTTTTAACCCGGAActcaccaacagcagcaaaAGTTCAGCATTTGCTTCACTTGTAGAAATGCACATGTTAGCGATGGGTGATCGTCTGGTTGTCATGGGAGCAGGCAGTTTCAAATATCAGGTTATTACACAATTCTCAATTTCCAATCCTTCAAACAAAGTATACCATATTTGTACGGATCAAGGGAATATTTTAAATGAGTTTAGTCACTTGGGAAAAGACTGTTCATAGATCATCGTTATTATCTCCTtttcacatacatgtatgtagccGTATCTAAATAGTTCTGTAATATAAATACTGAGTTAActacaataaaatttatataGATAGCCGCTAGCCATATTGTctaatcatgtcacatgataggGTAGTAGttgcacacatgacagcttaaggctgtggacacaaattAATatagtatgtaatattattatagttactttattttatgggtaaggTTGATTGCTAGTTTCCCGTTTCAAGCATTTTCTAACTGATGAGGGCGGgtggtcattattcattatggaTAAAAATGCCCAAAAATGCAacaaaagtaattgccccaacactgcaTGGCAGCATCATAACATCGGTTGCCCATTTTCAGAAGTGAAATTGTGTTGGTATCTGTAAGGACTTCAAACCGGCTGTCATAGAAGTTAAGTACATGCTGTACAGTGTCAGGCCAGCCTTTAATGCACAGATCATAAATGGTCTTTTTAGactaatgtatatagctatccCGAAATTAATAGCATGGCACTTTCAGCATTGCAATTACATGACATCTCTGCTAAAGGTTAAAGTGATTACGCAACCCAAAGTTACCACCCCCGCAAACCCTGTAACAAaaaaaatcgattgtggtattGCTGCGCGGTTGCTTTGTTTCGGTGCCAATGGTTTGTCTCGAATCAGTACTTTCTTGAGCTGGAGTAGATGTGGTAAACAAGTAAGAAAAGTGTATTAGTAATGTTGTACTGAATCCATTAGGTTATACAGATGTTATATGTTTGGAGAAGAGCTTGGTCTTCAGTCGCGTCGGGTAGTGCAGtatatatacgtagctagctcTATAATTAAAGGTTTGGCTGATAGTTACGCTACATCTATTCCATCATTGCTGGTGAATTTGTAGGTGACATGCTCAGCATTCATTCTTAATTAGCTACTTAGGAATAATCACTTTATCCTGCCAcaagctagtctcgcgtggccagaccgcttttttccgtatattgggtggggggaaaagggtctggtgcaactccaatagctgtttacttctgagccgtccccacattccagggatgctaattgaataacattggtcacaaaggaggtgccatgacgtcagtaagttaactagagatctgtttatcctttaaacgaatcttaatttgctccgatgtctcttttatagcgtcttgacagttaatcctcatcgtgtaacaagactcacaaccggagcaggagtgtaggaatacttcatagttttactgacgtcatggcacctcctttgtgaccaatgttattcaattagcgtccccggaatgtggggacggctcagaagtaaacagctattggagttgcaccagacccttttttccccacccaatatacggaaaaaagcggtctggccacgcgagactagccaCAAGCCACCCTTAACACttataagtacagtttctaTCCTAGAACAATTAAAGATTGGAACAATTTGCCACTTAATGTGCGGAATTCTGCTAaaatcagtaaattttattaggtCCGCAATCCCAATGGCTAATTTCAATATGATTAGTTtaatagtatgtatgtatgtgattgtaccttttggggattttcaccccctgggcaaaccagctgggctgactgcccagtatctAATCTTAAATAGATAAAGTGACTAGAAAAATTTGTATGACTGAGGAAGCAATGTCTACTATGAACTGTGAGCACATCCACTACTTGAGTAGTTTCTGCAAGTGATTACAGAAGTTTTCATGAATTTGAATGTGTAATAGGACACCCAATACAAAAGAAGAAGGTGGTCTGGCTACGTAGACTACAAGATTTCAGAGTATGAACATTTTATAGAGTAATTTTTCAGGTACCAAATTGTAGTTTCACAAAAGAACATCATATAAGTGAATTACAAAGCGAGCCAGCTACATTTTAAATAAACAATAACCAGCTTGTACAAATTATCGTGAGACCCCTTTGGCATATAGTTGGACATGTATAGGTGGGTAGAGAATCTATGATGATGCCATTTGTTTAAGCTTCACAAGGGTGACTGGTCATGAGTTTAGCGCTATTCAAGTTAGATGTGATACTGTTGTTCAACTTATTGTGGTGAAACTTTGCGTGAcaagcagtgttgggacagttactttttaaaagtaattagttacatattacttgcaactgaactatttagttatagttacatattaccaatatactataataatattatatttgtaACTAATTGGCCTGTACCAATTATCGGCAAGTGCTAATGAACTTAGAGATGCCATACAAGTACAATTTTAGTGAACAAATAAATTTGGCGATTTGACAggataaaaaaaaaacacattttAGCTAAATAAAAATGCATTAAAGTTGAATACCAAAATGAAACCAAACTGATTCATGCATGCTTGtcaccagtgttgggggtaacacgttatgtaatattattactttggtggtaactaagtaacatAACGAAATACattataaaaacaggtaatataactcaagttactttacttacaaatggaacgcattacctaagtaatatagttactgtaatgaatctaatattatgtaatgttattactataagtaacgaagttactaatcttgttagtaatccactgagtaacgcttagccacaacgaagtaatgaagcctactgaatgaagcttattcaccaacttcttatttataaccaagatttgcacattgtccaacaacacaatcatgtcacgtgataaggtggtagtttcacacatgataGCCTagggctgtggacacaaagtcaGCTTGTTGTGTACCAGAGGAAGTTGGACACGCTTTATAAGCGCCGCTAAAATAAATTGCGCAAAATTTGTTTTTTTGTTGAGAGTTTTACGTCAATCTCAATATAGTATAAGTTGAATTTCCATCGGTAGATCTCTAAACTTGGATTTACCCCCAACCTTTTGTTCATAAGATAGTGACCTGAACAGTCATGACAGTTGTGGCTCAGTGATTAAGGGTTTGGGTGTTAGGTATAGATTCTTGGTTTGAACCATGGATAGCTTTTCTTTCCTGCGTTTTTAACccttggtgactgttctgtt
The Dysidea avara chromosome 7, odDysAvar1.4, whole genome shotgun sequence genome window above contains:
- the LOC136262163 gene encoding uncharacterized protein isoform X1, which codes for MIKVKLKYGYSSLLGCLIYNQFLWHRRRTALILLIVLVFMVSFSIVGTPPKITFEDDDISDLFPLSTERFQASKANTDYRASGNFLVVLNYYEQLTCAIRNLLVFGYVAQNLGAKLVSPYLLHSRLYGIPDLIGKAEIPGEFLPLETVFDVDKLNETLNFNSGSCLVNFENFIRYAPREITIVDQVRGHAVGRDLTLDNKHLRAIYNMMNQTKTKAYDCTSHIPWDHWFIQRTHLMLRKYARLFDVQEFKISEYICISTTVDVTTTEIKYLIGPEPRTIVFTQYRGCAYRSCNERSPHTINQPTRNRILYHSNNFKPAPPNQIINSLYKSAIKQTALQYLQIIQIDDPFISLHIRIEKLQRVNRVFNKQTECCLQLLQSLIEVLRKQYVDRIMMITDMGEYGSDSCSDLYCIKYVRKFRQRLTTMELEPYSFNPELTNSSKSSAFASLVEMHMLAMGDRLVVMGAGSFKYQVITQFSISNPSNKVYHICTDQGNILNEFSHLGKDCS
- the LOC136262163 gene encoding uncharacterized protein isoform X2, translated to MVSFSIVGTPPKITFEDDDISDLFPLSTERFQASKANTDYRASGNFLVVLNYYEQLTCAIRNLLVFGYVAQNLGAKLVSPYLLHSRLYGIPDLIGKAEIPGEFLPLETVFDVDKLNETLNFNSGSCLVNFENFIRYAPREITIVDQVRGHAVGRDLTLDNKHLRAIYNMMNQTKTKAYDCTSHIPWDHWFIQRTHLMLRKYARLFDVQEFKISEYICISTTVDVTTTEIKYLIGPEPRTIVFTQYRGCAYRSCNERSPHTINQPTRNRILYHSNNFKPAPPNQIINSLYKSAIKQTALQYLQIIQIDDPFISLHIRIEKLQRVNRVFNKQTECCLQLLQSLIEVLRKQYVDRIMMITDMGEYGSDSCSDLYCIKYVRKFRQRLTTMELEPYSFNPELTNSSKSSAFASLVEMHMLAMGDRLVVMGAGSFKYQVITQFSISNPSNKVYHICTDQGNILNEFSHLGKDCS